TGTCCTTGAACTCAGACTTGTCAGGTTCAATTTAGGACTTCTCGCAAGTAGAGAAGAAGGAATAAACAGTGCTTTGGCTTTTGCAGTGGCttcccattttatttctctctgcttttcccacgTTTATATCCCAAACAATATTGTTTGATATCGAGTTCTTGGGCTCTATCATGATTTGGAAGAGAGCTGTTGGCCCTGAATTAAATCACAGCTCTGACTATTGAGGAGAACAGAGGGAGAAAACTTCTTTTTCACCTTaaatccctttcttttcccctttgtaATGCATTTATCTAACCAGCAGCTTTGTTCTAAGGTCTCTTCCCATGAAATATTCCCAGAATATTATCCCACAGCCTGCCTGTGGATCGCTGCCATCCCATTCACCACAGCATGGGTTTGgttggggcagggagggggaggaacaaaaaacacccaaaaaatcccaaacaccaGAGGCctgtgttgtgtgtgtgtgtgtttggagtCCCACAGGGCCTTGTCTCCCAGAGGCTGGTTCTCCATCCTGCTGGAATCAAAGCTTTGGGAAGCAGGACTGTCCCAGGGGTCCAGGTCTGTCACATCTCTTCATGGATCCTTTCTGAtcctggggagggaaacagagaCGTCCtagagactcagaggtgactcTTGAGTACCCCATAGAAAAGGGAATTCTGCAACCACTGGGATTTCCTTTATTGGTGTTTTGTAGACTTTGGGGTGTGAGTTAAATCCCCTTCAATCTCCATTCCTCTCCCTGTTGTCCTGAACATCATCCCTGTGGGGAACAGGGAGGTATTCTGGTGGCCCTGGAacctttttattctttattcctggaggagaagacagaaaagcaCTAAATCCCTTGGGAATGTGCTGTGGGGGAGCCCCTGGAAGGGGAAGCCCACTGCCTGGGATTATTAGCAATATTCAGCTGACAGTAAGAGAAATTGGAACCCAAATTAAAGAGAGTTAATGAGTGACCCCCCTCACTCACCTGAGCCTCAGTGCAAGATCTCCGCCAGCTTCTCCTCATAGTACTGGAAGTTCTCCTGAATATCCTCCCAGGGCACAAAGGACTTggcctcctccccttcctcctgctccacaAAGTTCTTCCAGACATACTCAAAGTCTTGAGGCTTCATAATCCTCAGCTTGCAGCCGGCCTCCTTCATGCTCCTGAGGGCCGCCTGCATCTCGGGCTCCTCCCACATGAAGAGCCTGCCCACCATGATGGTGAGGCGCAGCCCCTTGTTCTTGCGCAGGGCCTCGCAGATCCTCTGGGCGCAGGTGACGCAGGGGCTGGAGGACACGTACCAGGTGACATCGTGGCGGGCGCCCGCCTGGCACGTGGGCAGGATGGTGTTGAAGAAAGCCATCTCGGCATGGGCGGCCGCGTGCTCGTCCTCCAGGTACCCCCGGCTGGTCACCGGCTCCTTGCCCTGCGTCTCCACCACGTAGCACAGGAAGGTTTTGTTCCTGCCCGAGCTGTACTCCACGTTCCTGAACTGGAATTTGAAGAAGATGGCTGGGAGGCGttccctgggagaggagagcagagcagagaggaggctcagaggcaGATTTAGGGAAGGGTCACACTTTTGGGTCACCTCTACCCATGACCCAAATCCCGTGGACAAATCACTGCGTCGCCCCTGATTTCTGTGTTCCAAGGTTTAGGTTGTAAAATATCCAGGATCAAATCCAACTTTGCTGTGAAAATGTGGATTTCCTGCTAGGGTCCCTACTGATAAACTTGACCTActcttttaatttattgttcACATCTTCCCTTTTGTGACTCCAAGATCACCTCGTGGTTGGAACATCTCATGGGATGGCTCTGgagatgggaaggaaaagggatggaaaagtGAGCAAAAATGCATGTGCTTCCAAGAATAGCACATTTCCTGCTTGGTATCCTGGATAATGGGTGCTTCTTTGGCTAAGGATTCtttaattaatgattttttgAAGGGCAGACATGAGACACCCATTCCAGAGCGATGTCTGCAATGAGTGGTTTCACAATAACATCAGGTTTTTAAATACATCAAAGGCACAGGGAATTTCATCCCTGATTTAACTCTCTGAGACAGCAAAGGAGTCACAGCAGTGACGAGGTTGGCTCTGGGTTTTCATGGaacagctgaagcagcagcaaccTGCTCCAGGATGGATTGACTCAGGCTGGATTGACTGGGAGCTGCATTTAGCCAGCCCTTCCTGATGGATTTTATTGCTTATCTCGGCGTGTGCCTGGGCTTAGCTGGGATGTTCACCTCGATTCTGCTCCCAGCAGTTTGGAATCTGCATTAGTTCCATTAATAACGCTCCAATAAGGAATAGAAACAACACTCAgagcccattccaatgcctgGCAACCCTTGGTGTGAAGAAATTCCCCCTGATGTcctcccctggcacaatttgaggccatttcccctcaTCCTGttgtctgggagaagaggctgatccTCACCTCGCTCCAGCCTCCTGTCAGGGGGTTGTGGAGAGTGAAAATGttcatggaaataattttaaaactgttcaAAGGCATTGAATTCCCTCATATTCTCAATATAAACCCCTGCTCTGACACCAGGCTGGGGTGGCACAGCTCACCTGAGGATAGGAAAGGTCAAAATTGAAACCTCCCCTGAAAAAAGCATCATTAAACGACATTTGTAAGAGATTTCTAAATGCTCCAACCTATTTTATCAGTTTCCCCTGGGTAGCAAAGTGATAGATCATATTGATACCaagaaaaattgaattttgaGGCAGAATCTTCAATCTGGGATTGACGTTGCTGAAATCAGGTGGGCTGGAGGAAAGAGCCAGTGTGCCAGTGTGACCATGGCACTGTCacacaggagagaaggaaaacatctaatgaggaaataaaaatgtggatTATCTAAAAGACTAACAAGGAATTATTCCTACAAGAAGCCTCATTTACACCTGGGGAAATAAATGTGGCAGGAAATGCTCCCAGATTGGGATTACAGGCTGTgttcagccaaaaaaaaatatgggaTAATATTCTTAAAGAGAGTAATTGGCTTGCCAGTGATTCCTGGAAGCCAGACTCCTCCtggagctgtgagcagcagagtGAGAACTTGGCTGGGAGTCCTGAGGTGCCCCTAATCCGAGGGCTGAAGCTGAAATGCAACATAATTGGGTTTAAGTGcttcctccctggctgcacttGTGTTTCCACATCTCTCCCATAACTGCCTCGATTGGCTGGGAATTTGTAAATCGTTGGGAAAACCCTCGTGGTGATCCCAGGTCAAGGCCTGGCCTGATCTCCTGGTGTCCTCCTTGAAATGAAACTAAAAAAATCCCTGGGGTTTCTCTACCTCTTTGGGGGTCCTTTAGGATTTCTGCTTCGCTTCCTCACTCTCCCCTTTGCAGGGTGGAAAATCCTGTCAAATCCTGCAACACCCGTGGCATTCCAAGAAAGGATTTAATTGCAGGATGGTGCTAAGGAAGTTTTCCAGCCATGGTTGTTCCAGGGCCTTGGGCTTAGCAGGGAAGTTTGGACATCCTGCTCAGTCCCTCAGCATTTCTAACTGCAGGCTGAGTCCTCCAAGGCTAGAAAACCCAATTTCctcattaaaattcattttaggACGTGTCTTAAGTGTTCAGAACTTGGCCCAGTGGTTTATAGCCACAGTTTTTGGTGCCTTAGCTGCATTCCTAGCAGAGGGATGTTCTTTCCTTAAAAGCCACTGCTAATCATTTATTTCTATGATTATGTGTGACAGAGACCACCCcaagaagggattttttttttttttcacagcagtcACATTTTGAGGAGAGAATGGAGATTCTTCCTCCCCTGAGCAGGAATGGAACCCAGTTTTGTGGCAGGGGTGCTGTCCTGCCTCACTCATCCTGGTCAGAACAGGCAGCCAAATTTCACCTGCAGAGCCCGTGGCACAGGCAGAAGGATTCCAGGGGATATTTTGGAGGCCTGAGCTTTAGTTTTAAGGAGCTGGAAGAAATCCAggggtttattt
This Vidua macroura isolate BioBank_ID:100142 chromosome 24, ASM2450914v1, whole genome shotgun sequence DNA region includes the following protein-coding sequences:
- the APOBEC2 gene encoding C->U-editing enzyme APOBEC-2, producing the protein MWAYTVGFTVLPHVGGFLGWFLNRKEIPAWYEKLKKPSWCPSRRVFPVAWTMLYTGMGYASYLVWNDLGGCSSKAIVPLGLYGAQLVLNWAWPPLFFGARNLNMWPQLGPSVLGKMAEKQEEPSNAQNGEPDNAEEGEGKKKKVKREDLPPFEIVTGERLPAIFFKFQFRNVEYSSGRNKTFLCYVVETQGKEPVTSRGYLEDEHAAAHAEMAFFNTILPTCQAGARHDVTWYVSSSPCVTCAQRICEALRKNKGLRLTIMVGRLFMWEEPEMQAALRSMKEAGCKLRIMKPQDFEYVWKNFVEQEEGEEAKSFVPWEDIQENFQYYEEKLAEILH